A single genomic interval of Aegicerativicinus sediminis harbors:
- a CDS encoding GumC family protein gives MSEIPDKNNANFQDERINIKTQVEYYLRHWKWFLLAVIIAYAYAYYEIRTIVPQYKIVSSILIKDAGGGSPELAALSDLGFMKSSKGGVDDEIQILRSRTLMRQVVEELNLNIEYVSKGYLRPKELYNNSPIIIRFLNDTVKANARGNFVLYIHDKDEFSYVRNDEISNEKFPLNTWIDTNLGSLKFETNSRIDQYVGREIYIQLNSVEQSVNLYQYQINIYFPDKYSRVIELSMVSPNVPKAKDIINKLVEQYNEDAINDTKLVANKTSEFIDERLRIISEDLFKVEKDVESFKKDNSLIDINTQSQEFLSGRRTYENRRIQLETELQLIDYMKDYLERPNLELLPSKIGLTDPALQTSINEYNTLWLQKDKALESVTEKNPIIDNYNRDLELLKQKVNQGLDNLESNINIQISDLTNQERRFQGGLSNIPTQEREFRDIERQQQIKEQLFLYLLTKREETAIASAATSASSKIIDKAYSSLGPVLPDKRSIYMKYIIAGIIIPFLILFVINLLDTKVRSSKDVEKLIKKPIIGEIPKSPSKEHYIVKTHDKSNLAESYRLLDTNLEFLLSDAQSSCKSILITSTISKEGKTSIATNIGLTLAYSGKRVALIELDLRAPKVLQYLNLEKASGVSNFIVDHDLSIDDIIIDQSLTPNLKIIPSGDIPPNPTDLLKTKRLGELFAQLEEQFDFIIIDTAPVSLVPDTFLLSKYADVCAYVIKANYLDKRQLKYAEMLVNDERFDNVAFIVNGVTKDKGVGYGYGYGYGYGYGQPVPLPWYKRLLKFRG, from the coding sequence ATGAGTGAAATTCCCGATAAAAATAATGCCAATTTTCAAGATGAACGGATTAATATTAAGACCCAAGTTGAATATTATCTAAGGCATTGGAAATGGTTTTTATTGGCGGTAATTATTGCATATGCCTATGCTTATTATGAGATTAGAACCATAGTTCCTCAATATAAAATTGTATCATCTATTCTCATAAAGGATGCTGGTGGGGGGTCTCCTGAATTAGCGGCGCTTTCAGATTTAGGCTTTATGAAGAGCAGCAAAGGAGGTGTTGATGACGAAATTCAAATTTTACGATCGAGAACATTGATGCGGCAAGTTGTCGAGGAACTCAATTTGAATATTGAATATGTAAGCAAAGGGTATTTAAGACCCAAGGAATTGTATAATAATTCTCCAATTATAATTCGTTTTTTAAATGATACCGTAAAGGCAAATGCGAGAGGAAATTTCGTTTTATATATTCATGACAAAGATGAATTTTCATATGTTAGAAACGATGAAATCTCAAATGAAAAGTTTCCTTTAAACACTTGGATAGACACCAATCTGGGGAGCTTGAAGTTCGAAACCAACTCAAGGATCGATCAATATGTTGGTAGGGAAATTTATATACAGTTAAATTCTGTTGAGCAATCGGTCAATTTATACCAATACCAAATAAACATCTATTTTCCTGATAAATATTCTAGGGTTATTGAATTGTCAATGGTGTCTCCAAATGTTCCAAAAGCTAAGGACATCATTAATAAATTGGTGGAACAGTATAACGAAGATGCCATTAATGATACAAAGTTGGTGGCAAATAAAACTTCTGAATTTATTGACGAACGATTAAGAATTATTTCGGAGGATTTATTTAAGGTTGAAAAGGATGTAGAATCTTTTAAAAAAGATAATTCCTTGATTGATATTAATACGCAATCTCAAGAATTTTTATCGGGTAGAAGAACATATGAAAATCGACGTATTCAGTTAGAAACAGAATTGCAACTAATTGATTACATGAAGGATTATTTAGAGCGACCAAATCTTGAATTATTGCCATCGAAAATAGGTTTAACTGATCCAGCGTTACAAACATCTATAAATGAATATAACACACTCTGGTTACAAAAAGATAAGGCGTTAGAAAGTGTCACGGAAAAGAATCCAATAATTGATAATTACAATAGGGATTTAGAATTATTGAAACAAAAAGTGAATCAGGGACTTGACAATTTAGAATCCAATATAAATATTCAAATTTCAGATTTAACTAACCAGGAAAGACGATTTCAAGGAGGACTATCAAATATTCCAACACAAGAACGGGAATTTAGGGATATAGAACGGCAGCAACAAATTAAAGAACAGTTGTTTCTTTATTTATTAACAAAAAGAGAGGAAACTGCTATCGCCAGTGCAGCTACTTCTGCAAGTTCTAAAATTATTGATAAAGCCTACTCTAGTTTAGGGCCGGTATTGCCAGATAAGCGAAGTATTTATATGAAATATATTATTGCCGGCATAATTATACCCTTTCTAATTCTATTTGTAATCAATCTTCTAGATACAAAGGTTAGGAGCTCAAAGGATGTTGAGAAATTAATTAAAAAACCCATCATTGGCGAAATTCCAAAATCTCCTTCTAAGGAGCATTATATTGTTAAAACACATGATAAATCTAATTTGGCCGAATCATATCGATTGCTAGATACGAATTTGGAATTTTTACTATCTGATGCTCAATCCTCTTGTAAATCCATATTAATCACATCGACCATTAGTAAAGAGGGGAAAACCTCCATTGCCACCAATATTGGGTTGACTTTGGCATACTCTGGTAAGCGAGTGGCTCTGATTGAATTAGATCTTAGGGCACCAAAAGTTTTGCAGTATCTAAATCTAGAAAAGGCCTCAGGCGTGTCCAATTTCATTGTTGATCATGACTTATCGATTGATGATATCATTATTGACCAATCCCTCACTCCTAATTTAAAAATAATTCCATCTGGGGATATTCCTCCTAATCCGACGGATCTATTAAAAACAAAACGCTTAGGTGAGTTGTTCGCTCAACTAGAAGAACAGTTTGACTTTATTATTATTGATACAGCTCCTGTTAGTTTAGTGCCCGATACCTTCCTTTTAAGCAAATATGCGGATGTTTGTGCCTATGTGATAAAAGCGAATTATTTAGATAAGCGTCAGTTAAAATATGCTGAAATGTTGGTAAATGATGAACGATTTGATAACGTTGCATTTATAGTTAATGGTGTTACAAAAGATAAAGGAGTGGGTTATGGTTATGGCTACGGATATGGTTATGGTTACGGCCAACCTGTCCCTCTTCCGTGGTACAAAAGGCTCCTTAAATTCAGAGGATAA
- a CDS encoding ATP-binding protein, which yields MLQLSSTNPNEDLKTSILNLKAQYDSPNTSIEEKIEFSRLANQLAVRLENDSLKLRTGRDLGYFLMVNGEYKASQKVQRTNLQLAIELKDSISLGYVYNNMAFNFQNLNKIDSSYYCYYKGIQLYEKNNLYFELANSLINVADIQNSNKDFFAAEESLIKSIELLEDLPKSEGKIWNLWRAYDALGSNSIDFGNYEKSLEFYDKAIEIIRKNSFEGTDYIYTINNKANSFRQLKNYDKSISLYLEALSHPKLRDLDPSIYGLILDNLAQTKFLNKDSDLGEIEELFWKSLAIHDSINDVSGKLAVSIDLANYYYETNTLDSSKYYAQNSYKIAKQISENDLLLESMVLLSKLTEGGESRKYLDEYVTLNDSLLARERAVRNKFARIEFETDQIEKEKDRVTQQRSWLLAISLGLALTAILIYIIITQRNKNRELQYIQDQQKANEEIYNLMLTQQDKVDEARATEKKRISQELHDGILGRLFGTRLTLDSLNFNQSTEAVNSRSQYISELKTIEEDIRKISHELNTDFVAGSGFIGILEELIKKQTAAYRLNFEFDYTEEIHWELVPNKLKINLYRIIQESLQNIYKHAEANKVGIGISLENDVICLTVEDDGKGFDVSKGKRGIGIKNINSRVDEIGGEVMLQSEINKGTKVEVKVPYSKIENT from the coding sequence ATGTTGCAGTTGTCAAGTACAAATCCAAATGAGGATTTGAAAACTAGCATTTTAAATTTAAAAGCTCAATATGATAGTCCGAATACTTCAATAGAAGAAAAAATCGAATTTTCGAGATTGGCCAATCAACTCGCAGTGAGGTTGGAAAATGATTCACTTAAGCTCAGAACTGGAAGGGATTTGGGATATTTTTTAATGGTTAATGGTGAATATAAAGCATCACAAAAAGTTCAAAGAACAAATTTACAATTAGCCATTGAATTGAAAGATTCCATTTCATTGGGATATGTTTATAATAATATGGCCTTTAATTTTCAAAATTTAAATAAAATTGATAGTTCATATTATTGCTACTATAAAGGAATCCAGCTTTATGAAAAGAATAATTTATATTTTGAATTAGCAAATTCTTTAATTAATGTAGCAGATATTCAAAACTCCAATAAAGACTTTTTTGCCGCAGAGGAAAGTCTCATAAAATCGATTGAGTTATTGGAAGATTTACCAAAGTCCGAGGGGAAAATATGGAATTTATGGAGAGCCTATGATGCGCTAGGATCAAATTCAATTGATTTTGGCAATTATGAAAAATCATTAGAATTTTATGATAAAGCAATTGAAATAATTAGAAAAAATTCTTTTGAGGGAACAGACTACATATATACAATAAATAATAAAGCCAATTCTTTCAGGCAGTTAAAAAATTATGACAAAAGTATTTCTTTGTATCTAGAGGCATTATCCCATCCCAAATTAAGAGATTTGGATCCTAGTATTTATGGATTGATATTGGATAACTTAGCCCAAACTAAATTTCTTAACAAAGATTCAGATTTAGGGGAAATTGAAGAATTATTTTGGAAATCTTTGGCAATTCATGATAGTATTAATGATGTTTCTGGAAAGTTGGCTGTCAGTATCGATCTAGCTAATTATTATTATGAAACCAACACATTGGATTCTTCTAAATATTATGCTCAGAATAGTTATAAAATAGCCAAACAAATTTCGGAGAACGATCTTCTTTTAGAGTCTATGGTTCTGCTTTCAAAACTAACGGAAGGTGGGGAAAGCCGAAAATATTTAGACGAATACGTCACATTAAATGATAGTCTTTTGGCACGCGAAAGAGCCGTTAGAAATAAATTTGCCAGGATCGAGTTTGAAACGGATCAAATTGAAAAAGAGAAGGATCGTGTAACCCAACAACGTAGCTGGCTTTTGGCTATTTCATTGGGTCTTGCTTTAACCGCAATTCTAATATATATCATTATTACACAAAGGAATAAAAACCGGGAGCTTCAATACATTCAAGATCAACAAAAGGCAAATGAGGAAATTTATAACCTAATGTTGACCCAACAAGATAAAGTCGATGAGGCAAGAGCGACTGAAAAGAAACGTATTTCGCAAGAATTGCATGATGGAATTCTTGGACGGCTCTTTGGCACACGCCTAACTTTAGATTCATTAAATTTTAATCAATCCACTGAAGCAGTAAATTCCCGCTCCCAATATATCTCTGAATTAAAAACTATTGAAGAGGATATCCGTAAAATCTCCCATGAGTTAAATACAGATTTTGTGGCTGGCTCTGGTTTCATTGGTATCTTAGAAGAATTGATCAAGAAACAAACGGCTGCTTATCGACTCAATTTTGAATTTGATTATACCGAAGAAATTCATTGGGAATTGGTGCCAAATAAACTAAAAATAAACCTGTATCGCATTATCCAAGAATCCCTTCAAAACATCTACAAACATGCAGAAGCTAACAAGGTTGGAATTGGTATTTCATTAGAAAATGATGTAATTTGTCTAACAGTTGAGGATGATGGAAAAGGCTTCGATGTTTCTAAAGGGAAACGTGGCATTGGGATAAAAAATATCAATTCGCGCGTAGATGAAATAGGCGGTGAGGTGATGCTTCAAAGTGAAATTAATAAAGGCACCAAAGTAGAAGTAAAGGTGCCATATTCAAAAATAGAAAATACATAA
- a CDS encoding response regulator: MQQIQILMVDDHPIILEGYQNVLMATKKPEQLLIIETANNCDEAITLMKRASRDRPYDLCFFDISLPPSSDGKVTSGEDLAILSRELLPQAKVIILTMFNESFRIHNILKEINPDGFLIKSDLTSSELAEAFQHILIDPPYYSSTVSNYLKKTVSSDIYLDDINRKILHLLSQGIKTRSLKEYIDLSMSAIEKRKKQLKLLFGVSDGKDETLLEEARDKGFL, encoded by the coding sequence ATGCAGCAAATTCAGATTTTAATGGTGGATGACCATCCTATTATACTTGAAGGATACCAAAATGTGTTGATGGCTACCAAAAAACCTGAACAATTACTTATCATTGAAACAGCGAATAATTGTGATGAGGCCATAACACTCATGAAACGGGCATCTCGCGATAGGCCTTATGATCTCTGCTTTTTTGATATAAGTTTACCGCCCTCTTCAGATGGGAAAGTTACCTCTGGTGAGGATTTGGCAATTCTATCTAGAGAATTATTGCCTCAAGCTAAAGTGATCATCCTTACTATGTTTAATGAGTCATTTCGTATTCATAATATTCTGAAAGAAATTAACCCGGATGGTTTTCTTATAAAAAGCGACCTTACATCCAGCGAATTGGCCGAAGCCTTTCAGCATATTCTAATAGATCCACCGTATTATAGCAGTACAGTAAGTAACTATCTCAAAAAAACAGTTAGCAGCGATATTTACCTTGATGATATAAACCGAAAAATTCTCCATTTGCTTTCCCAAGGGATTAAAACCCGAAGTTTAAAGGAATATATTGATCTTTCCATGAGTGCGATTGAGAAACGCAAAAAGCAATTAAAACTATTATTTGGTGTTTCAGATGGAAAAGATGAAACCTTATTGGAGGAAGCTAGGGATAAAGGGTTTCTTTAA
- a CDS encoding DUF456 domain-containing protein has protein sequence MDIILVIVAGILMIVGILGSFLPVLPGPPISWLGLLVLYLTEAIPMNWPFLTITFLIALAIFILDYIIPAAGTKKFGGSKAGMIGATIGLIVGLIAPVPGGIIIGPFLGALIAELINKAKPDLALKAAFGSFLGFLASTSLKFLVCVIYAVFYIVRIIKYSYQLF, from the coding sequence ATGGATATAATACTTGTTATAGTAGCTGGCATTTTAATGATTGTTGGGATTCTTGGTAGTTTTTTGCCAGTCCTTCCAGGTCCACCAATAAGTTGGCTCGGGCTTCTGGTGCTTTACCTTACCGAAGCGATCCCCATGAATTGGCCATTTCTAACAATTACGTTTTTAATTGCACTGGCAATTTTCATTTTAGATTATATAATTCCTGCTGCAGGTACAAAAAAGTTTGGAGGATCAAAAGCCGGAATGATAGGGGCCACAATAGGTTTAATTGTTGGTTTAATTGCACCTGTTCCTGGAGGCATAATAATAGGGCCATTCTTAGGGGCACTCATCGCAGAACTTATTAATAAAGCAAAACCAGACCTAGCCCTTAAGGCTGCTTTTGGCTCTTTCTTAGGATTTTTAGCATCCACTTCATTAAAGTTTTTAGTTTGTGTGATCTATGCGGTGTTTTATATAGTAAGAATAATAAAATATAGTTACCAACTATTTTAA
- a CDS encoding BlaI/MecI/CopY family transcriptional regulator codes for MKQLTKAEEEIMQILWNLKKATVKEILDEMPNPQPAYNTVSTIIRILEDKGIVDYEKVGKSHYYYPLLEKSTYSNQNISKLVENYFQGSFKNLVSFFVKENDLSIKELESIIKEIDKK; via the coding sequence ATGAAACAGTTAACAAAAGCAGAGGAGGAAATAATGCAAATTCTTTGGAATTTGAAAAAGGCCACCGTTAAGGAAATTTTAGATGAAATGCCTAATCCTCAACCAGCCTACAATACGGTATCAACCATTATTAGAATATTAGAAGACAAGGGTATCGTCGATTATGAAAAAGTAGGGAAGAGCCATTATTATTATCCTCTTTTGGAAAAGTCTACCTATAGCAACCAAAACATATCGAAGTTAGTAGAAAATTATTTTCAAGGGTCCTTTAAAAATCTTGTTTCATTCTTTGTAAAAGAAAATGATTTATCTATAAAAGAATTAGAATCTATAATTAAAGAAATTGACAAGAAATGA
- a CDS encoding M56 family metallopeptidase: protein MTFLSSLVLPFLRLDIVTLATSENYTIKLPEVYLSEVANNLANNNPVNVVETTSMSFSPLQTIWFLGMLILLIALVFRAFSLYTIYKKSKRIDFDGNIIYLIPGNFSAFSFFNLVFIGDRLENEDVMQIIEHEKVHVKEKHSFDRVLFELAKIPLWFNPLIYFFQRELTLVHEFEADAQVSPNYSNRDYYLNLLSQAFEVPKSLLINSFSNKSILNKRITMLKKHKSSKKVLWNYLVIIPILSAIVLYVSCESYDIQSENDLGQFSYTLEKGGVMSPEIQNIHKKYEAFLLGNPDYVSWAVVDESNKNVSYSIHKATEVVPEGFTKLLVSGNSQSYVMYMNFPHLALSEVQMQKTDQNVEVPYAVIDVPPVYEGCEDILNKDERKKCTSNQIYQFVSTNFNTKIANDLSLEEKRQRINVVFKIGADGVVKDIRSRASVQELEEEAIRVIASLPKFTPGEQRGTKVDVPYSLPIVFEVYE, encoded by the coding sequence TTGACGTTTTTGTCATCCCTTGTTTTGCCCTTTTTGCGACTGGATATCGTTACCCTTGCAACCTCTGAAAATTACACTATAAAACTACCTGAAGTTTATCTTTCTGAGGTAGCGAACAATCTTGCGAACAATAATCCTGTCAATGTTGTTGAGACAACTTCTATGTCGTTTAGCCCACTACAAACTATTTGGTTTTTGGGAATGCTCATTCTACTAATTGCGTTAGTGTTTAGAGCATTTAGTTTGTATACAATCTATAAAAAATCTAAGCGTATTGATTTTGATGGTAATATCATCTATTTAATACCAGGCAATTTTTCGGCCTTTTCCTTTTTCAATCTTGTTTTTATTGGTGACCGACTTGAGAATGAAGATGTGATGCAGATTATTGAGCATGAAAAAGTGCATGTTAAAGAAAAGCATTCCTTTGATAGGGTATTATTTGAACTAGCCAAAATACCATTATGGTTTAACCCTTTAATTTACTTTTTTCAAAGGGAACTGACCTTGGTACATGAATTTGAAGCAGATGCGCAAGTATCCCCAAATTACAGTAACAGAGATTATTATCTCAATCTCCTATCTCAAGCTTTTGAGGTGCCCAAATCCTTGTTGATCAATTCATTTTCAAATAAATCTATTTTGAACAAACGTATTACCATGCTAAAAAAACATAAGTCATCTAAAAAAGTTTTATGGAATTACCTGGTTATTATTCCAATATTAAGCGCCATAGTTTTATATGTTTCTTGTGAATCATATGATATACAATCAGAAAACGACCTAGGCCAATTTTCATATACGTTAGAAAAGGGGGGTGTAATGTCTCCTGAGATTCAGAATATTCATAAAAAATACGAGGCTTTTTTATTGGGTAATCCAGATTATGTTAGTTGGGCGGTTGTGGATGAAAGCAATAAGAATGTTAGTTATTCTATACATAAAGCTACTGAGGTAGTTCCTGAAGGTTTCACTAAGCTTTTGGTTTCGGGAAATTCTCAAAGCTATGTGATGTACATGAATTTTCCTCACCTTGCACTTTCTGAAGTTCAGATGCAGAAAACTGATCAAAATGTGGAAGTCCCTTATGCCGTGATTGATGTTCCACCTGTATATGAAGGTTGTGAGGATATCTTGAATAAAGATGAACGGAAAAAATGTACAAGTAACCAAATTTATCAATTTGTTTCAACCAACTTTAATACTAAAATTGCAAATGATTTGAGTTTGGAGGAAAAACGACAACGTATAAATGTTGTTTTTAAAATTGGTGCTGACGGAGTTGTAAAAGATATTAGATCGAGAGCTTCGGTTCAAGAATTGGAAGAGGAAGCAATTAGGGTTATTGCATCTTTACCAAAGTTTACGCCAGGAGAGCAGAGGGGTACAAAGGTTGATGTTCCTTATTCATTGCCAATTGTTTTTGAAGTTTATGAATAA
- a CDS encoding tetratricopeptide repeat protein: protein MNKWCFLILILSLQARGQSNDLRVADSLFSNGNYGKAIEAYTLLNDSEVYEKLALAFTALGNYQKGMEAYEMMIKNHPENHKAKYDYGKLLLKTKHFEKASSVFNDLINVDYRNPEYHYQAGLVLEELRDSTAINRFHAAYDLNNDHQKAIFKVAKHYLQKGQLNRSKFYIDKGLASYPNNVELISLKAQNYYWEKNYKESIKWFEQLLTLGESSEFIYEKLSESYAAAYEFEKAIEYRQKLLKLNPNDLQSYALISLYYKNLNKWTEAEEYQRKYLLLMDVSLSDDYKNLGIILNHQKKYKEAIDVFNKSLEEDPMNENAAFFKAMSMSVYYADNNSKIAAFESFKKRFPESKMIQSADFFIKKIRDEEFMKGESKKDSVSID from the coding sequence ATGAATAAATGGTGTTTTTTAATTCTGATTTTATCACTTCAGGCTCGTGGGCAGTCTAACGATTTGAGGGTTGCTGACAGTTTGTTCTCAAATGGAAATTATGGCAAAGCCATTGAAGCCTATACCTTGTTAAATGATTCAGAAGTATATGAAAAATTAGCCTTGGCGTTTACGGCACTGGGTAATTATCAGAAAGGAATGGAGGCCTATGAAATGATGATAAAGAACCATCCCGAAAATCATAAGGCCAAGTATGATTATGGAAAGCTTTTATTGAAAACAAAACATTTTGAAAAAGCGTCTTCAGTATTTAATGACTTGATTAATGTCGATTACCGCAATCCCGAATATCATTATCAAGCCGGTCTCGTTTTAGAAGAATTGAGGGATTCAACTGCTATTAATCGTTTTCATGCGGCCTATGATCTTAACAATGATCATCAAAAGGCAATTTTTAAGGTTGCGAAACATTACTTGCAAAAAGGACAATTAAATAGATCAAAGTTTTATATAGACAAAGGTTTAGCCAGTTATCCAAATAATGTGGAGTTAATTAGCCTAAAAGCACAAAATTATTATTGGGAAAAGAATTATAAGGAAAGTATTAAATGGTTTGAACAACTTTTGACTTTAGGTGAATCTTCAGAATTCATTTATGAAAAACTATCAGAAAGTTATGCTGCTGCCTATGAGTTTGAGAAGGCTATTGAATATAGACAAAAACTACTTAAGCTAAACCCTAATGATTTACAGTCTTATGCCCTTATCTCTCTTTATTATAAAAATTTAAATAAGTGGACCGAGGCGGAAGAATACCAGCGTAAATATCTTTTGTTAATGGATGTCTCCTTAAGCGATGACTACAAAAATTTAGGTATAATCCTTAACCATCAAAAGAAATACAAAGAAGCGATTGACGTATTTAATAAATCGTTGGAAGAAGATCCTATGAATGAGAATGCTGCCTTTTTCAAGGCTATGAGCATGAGTGTGTATTATGCTGACAACAATTCAAAAATTGCTGCTTTTGAGAGCTTTAAAAAGAGATTTCCAGAAAGTAAAATGATACAGTCTGCAGATTTTTTTATCAAAAAAATAAGGGATGAGGAATTCATGAAAGGTGAATCTAAAAAGGATTCTGTTAGTATAGATTGA
- a CDS encoding glycosyltransferase: MSLFIFLVLIVYTIIIGTMIIGFEKVEEIKLQEDSKRLKFTIVIPFRNESENLPLLLASLDRIAYPNSLFEVILVNDDSDDNSIEIIKGFKEKSKINLMVLENERLSSSPKKDAIDKGIQEAKNEWIITTDADCIVQIYWLDAINTYILSSKKEFIIAPVSISPTKSILERFQALETLILQAITMGSYGLKNPLLSNGANLIYNKSLFHLLKGFEGNNDVASGDDIFLLQKVSERNKNLIGYLKTNKATVFTKAEQSLEELFSQKKRWLKKMGVKSNLLSLALGIIIILMNFTLLTFLVFALLEPTYIKLLLQIAVVKFGVDFLLLFKSARFFKQEKLLFSFWWISLVYPFYLFVVLFSSYFGPYKWKGRKFSA; encoded by the coding sequence ATGTCTTTATTTATTTTTCTGGTTTTAATAGTATATACCATTATCATAGGAACTATGATAATAGGTTTTGAAAAGGTTGAAGAAATTAAGCTTCAGGAAGATTCTAAAAGATTAAAGTTCACCATTGTTATACCTTTTAGAAATGAGTCTGAAAATCTACCTCTTCTATTAGCCTCACTAGACCGTATTGCATATCCAAACTCATTGTTCGAAGTTATTTTAGTGAATGATGACTCTGATGACAATTCAATAGAAATAATCAAAGGTTTTAAAGAAAAATCAAAAATCAATCTAATGGTATTGGAGAATGAACGACTCTCGAGTTCGCCAAAAAAAGATGCCATTGACAAGGGCATTCAAGAAGCCAAAAACGAATGGATTATTACCACAGATGCAGATTGTATTGTTCAGATATATTGGCTAGACGCCATAAACACTTATATTCTTTCATCCAAAAAAGAATTTATTATTGCTCCTGTATCAATCTCACCAACAAAATCTATACTTGAGCGATTTCAAGCGCTTGAAACACTTATACTTCAAGCCATTACAATGGGTAGCTATGGTCTTAAAAATCCATTGCTCAGCAATGGGGCGAACCTCATTTACAACAAATCTTTATTTCACCTACTAAAGGGTTTTGAAGGCAATAATGATGTTGCCAGTGGTGATGATATATTTCTTCTTCAAAAGGTAAGCGAAAGAAATAAAAATTTAATCGGTTATTTAAAAACCAATAAGGCGACAGTCTTTACAAAGGCTGAACAGAGTTTGGAGGAGTTGTTTTCCCAAAAGAAACGCTGGCTTAAAAAAATGGGGGTAAAATCTAATTTATTGTCACTTGCTTTAGGAATAATAATCATTTTAATGAATTTCACATTACTTACATTTCTTGTTTTTGCACTCTTAGAACCAACTTATATAAAACTTCTTTTACAAATTGCAGTTGTGAAATTTGGAGTAGATTTTCTACTTCTTTTTAAATCCGCTAGATTTTTTAAGCAGGAAAAATTGCTATTTTCATTTTGGTGGATCTCGTTGGTTTATCCCTTTTATCTTTTTGTTGTTTTGTTTTCAAGTTATTTTGGACCTTACAAATGGAAGGGAAGAAAATTTTCAGCTTAA
- a CDS encoding outer membrane beta-barrel protein, whose amino-acid sequence MSRILIVLAVLFSTVLELQAQRVNNRWKAQIGVGVNRPFWSGFEDGLYANDINGPTVNLGLQYMFSETLGAKLDYGFNRMKNADEVPNFKINYSRINAQVVYDPSNAIGFLPNRMRIVLHAGPGYSIVKPLGGLQTDQSYLNAMGGTEFHYGLSDSLSLFLDVAYVYGFTSLDDYNPTIEGLGAFNGDLLYATIGVSISLSGCYTCN is encoded by the coding sequence ATGTCCCGAATCTTAATTGTTTTAGCAGTCTTATTTTCTACTGTTTTAGAACTTCAAGCCCAAAGAGTAAATAACCGTTGGAAGGCCCAAATTGGTGTTGGAGTCAACCGGCCATTTTGGAGTGGTTTTGAAGATGGTTTGTATGCCAATGACATTAATGGGCCTACTGTAAATCTTGGTCTCCAATATATGTTTTCTGAAACGCTTGGAGCAAAATTAGATTACGGTTTTAATCGTATGAAGAATGCCGATGAGGTGCCAAACTTCAAAATAAATTATTCAAGAATAAATGCACAAGTGGTTTACGATCCTTCAAACGCAATTGGGTTTTTGCCTAATCGAATGCGGATAGTTCTTCATGCTGGGCCTGGATATAGTATAGTAAAGCCCTTGGGTGGGTTGCAAACCGATCAATCTTATTTAAATGCTATGGGAGGCACCGAATTTCATTATGGACTTTCTGATTCCCTTTCCCTTTTTCTGGATGTTGCCTATGTTTATGGGTTTACATCGCTTGATGATTACAATCCTACTATAGAAGGTCTAGGGGCATTTAATGGCGATTTATTATATGCAACTATTGGTGTTTCAATTTCTTTAAGTGGGTGTTATACCTGTAATTAA
- the ruvC gene encoding crossover junction endodeoxyribonuclease RuvC has translation MEQEKIILGIDPGTTIMGFGLIKVVRKSMVFMQLNELDLKKYSDHYLKLKLIFERTIELIETYHPDEIAIEAPFFGKNVQSMLKLGRAQGVAMAAGLSREIPITEYSPKKIKMAITGNGNASKEQVAKMLQQTLKLKSLPNNLDATDGLAAAVCHFYNDGRVEGSKSYSGWGAFVKQNLDRID, from the coding sequence ATGGAACAAGAAAAAATTATATTAGGTATAGATCCTGGAACAACCATAATGGGTTTCGGACTAATAAAAGTTGTTCGGAAATCCATGGTTTTTATGCAATTGAATGAATTGGATTTAAAGAAATATTCTGATCATTACCTAAAGTTGAAATTGATTTTTGAACGGACTATAGAATTGATTGAAACTTATCACCCTGATGAAATAGCCATTGAAGCACCTTTCTTTGGAAAAAACGTTCAAAGTATGTTGAAATTAGGTCGTGCCCAAGGTGTGGCAATGGCCGCGGGTCTTTCCAGAGAAATTCCAATTACAGAATATTCTCCAAAGAAGATTAAAATGGCGATTACGGGTAATGGAAATGCAAGTAAGGAACAGGTCGCCAAAATGCTTCAACAAACTTTGAAACTTAAATCCTTGCCCAATAACCTAGATGCTACGGATGGTTTAGCAGCGGCGGTTTGTCATTTCTATAATGATGGAAGGGTAGAGGGAAGTAAGAGTTATTCTGGTTGGGGCGCGTTCGTAAAACAAAATTTAGATCGTATAGACTAA